In Myxococcota bacterium, a single genomic region encodes these proteins:
- a CDS encoding DNA/RNA non-specific endonuclease yields the protein MSIEEGALRRVRECNEQQMESIAAVRRGTPLAAEPEPERAAERVLAEARLAPVQTTVFRLDAPSSERVFPTPEEAGPERIWGPTRDFVGVAFLERGMAAARTVGRVSFRDGRANGTGFLVAPGVFLTNNHVLESERDCLSFVAEFDYETDVFGRPREVCRFEFDPGALFVTDDRDDLDYTVVAIGAQLSGGTSVRDFGASPLSDASNKHSLGEVANIVQHPDGRLKEVVLRENRLVSRLSHVLHYVADTEPGSSGAPVFNNQWQAIALHHWGGPWRQDRGPDGLPVPRFVNEGIRISAIVDELRAKRGDLGAAQRALLTEVLGLGESTSGLQVGATRGDGRAEDERGAEVRADGTAVWRVPIEISVAIPGAFGRPSAAPDTAKQVVVPAEPGPEAFRRTVNRNYENRRGYRAEFLKGHRIPLPGARHGVLDRLAANLQAEPGDDPFEFAYEHFSVYVDGVRGLPLVTACNIDGKSLKSINRKTGEVSRAEALVVEAESGPEAREKWYDDPRIDPSLCGNDSMYTSQRVSPGRNRLGRIFHRGHMVRRLDPCWGSDARALRAEADTFHFTNCTPQVGSFNSRTRFWQGIENHVLDSARSDDLRLCVFTGPVLDDDDPPYREDVFEGFRVPLQFWKIVVWSESGDLSALALLADQSPLLREVPEAAEAIDDTTDIDDFISTVPEIEALTGLDFGKSVERADIHETVPESARKRSESEVREEGVASLALSRRSRGKSGRKGKGGRS from the coding sequence ATGTCGATCGAAGAGGGCGCGCTTCGGCGCGTTCGCGAGTGCAACGAACAACAGATGGAGTCCATCGCTGCTGTTCGGCGCGGTACGCCTCTCGCTGCAGAACCGGAGCCTGAGCGCGCAGCCGAGCGGGTTTTGGCAGAGGCCAGGCTAGCCCCCGTCCAAACCACGGTCTTTCGGCTAGATGCGCCTTCCTCCGAGAGAGTCTTTCCGACACCAGAGGAGGCAGGCCCAGAGCGAATCTGGGGACCCACCCGCGACTTCGTTGGTGTGGCGTTTTTGGAGCGTGGCATGGCGGCCGCGCGTACGGTCGGTCGCGTCTCGTTCCGGGACGGGCGCGCGAACGGGACCGGTTTCCTCGTTGCACCTGGTGTGTTTCTTACGAACAACCACGTGCTTGAGTCAGAGCGTGACTGCCTGTCGTTCGTTGCGGAGTTCGACTACGAGACCGACGTGTTCGGGAGACCACGCGAGGTGTGCCGGTTCGAGTTCGACCCTGGCGCGCTGTTTGTAACAGACGATCGAGATGACCTCGACTACACGGTCGTTGCCATCGGAGCGCAGCTCTCGGGAGGCACGTCTGTTCGCGACTTTGGCGCGAGTCCGCTCTCCGATGCCTCGAACAAGCACTCGCTTGGCGAGGTCGCGAACATTGTCCAGCACCCGGATGGTCGGCTGAAAGAGGTGGTCCTCCGCGAGAACCGGCTGGTTTCCCGATTGTCTCACGTGCTCCACTACGTCGCCGACACAGAGCCAGGATCATCTGGAGCGCCCGTCTTCAACAACCAGTGGCAGGCCATCGCCCTTCATCACTGGGGTGGTCCGTGGCGCCAGGATCGCGGGCCGGACGGTCTGCCGGTTCCGCGCTTCGTCAACGAGGGCATTCGGATCAGCGCGATTGTGGACGAGCTTCGCGCGAAACGCGGCGATCTCGGAGCCGCCCAGCGGGCTCTTCTTACCGAAGTGCTTGGCCTCGGCGAGAGCACATCGGGCCTTCAGGTGGGCGCGACACGGGGCGATGGCCGCGCTGAGGACGAGCGAGGTGCGGAAGTCCGAGCAGATGGAACAGCTGTTTGGCGTGTTCCCATTGAGATCTCGGTGGCCATTCCAGGTGCCTTCGGTCGGCCCTCGGCCGCGCCGGATACGGCCAAGCAAGTAGTGGTCCCCGCCGAACCAGGTCCGGAGGCGTTCCGAAGGACCGTCAACCGCAACTACGAGAACCGTAGAGGGTACAGAGCAGAGTTCTTGAAAGGCCACCGGATTCCCCTACCTGGCGCGAGGCATGGTGTTTTGGATCGCCTCGCGGCGAATCTGCAGGCGGAGCCCGGCGATGACCCGTTCGAGTTCGCCTACGAGCACTTCAGCGTGTACGTGGACGGCGTGCGCGGTTTGCCGCTAGTGACGGCTTGCAATATCGACGGAAAGAGCCTGAAGTCGATCAATCGCAAGACTGGAGAAGTGAGTCGGGCTGAAGCCTTGGTCGTAGAGGCGGAGTCAGGTCCGGAAGCACGCGAGAAATGGTACGACGATCCAAGGATTGATCCATCGCTCTGCGGCAATGACTCGATGTACACAAGCCAGCGCGTGTCTCCTGGGCGCAACCGGTTGGGACGCATCTTTCATCGAGGCCACATGGTTCGACGGCTGGATCCCTGTTGGGGATCTGATGCTCGGGCTCTACGAGCAGAAGCCGATACGTTCCACTTCACGAACTGCACCCCGCAGGTCGGAAGCTTCAATAGCAGAACCCGTTTCTGGCAGGGGATCGAAAACCATGTCTTGGACAGCGCTAGATCGGATGACCTGCGGCTGTGCGTGTTTACGGGTCCGGTGCTCGACGACGACGACCCGCCGTACCGCGAAGACGTGTTCGAGGGATTTAGGGTCCCTTTGCAGTTCTGGAAAATCGTAGTTTGGAGCGAGTCGGGTGACCTCTCGGCTCTGGCTCTCCTCGCGGACCAAAGCCCGTTGCTGCGCGAGGTTCCAGAAGCGGCGGAGGCGATCGATGACACAACCGATATTGACGATTTCATCTCCACTGTTCCGGAGATAGAAGCGCTGACGGGCCTGGATTTTGGGAAATCCGTGGAGCGCGCAGATATTCACGAGACGGTCCCGGAGTCCGCGCGCAAGCGGTCTGAGTCCGAGGTGAGGGAAGAAGGGGTTGCGAGTCTTGCGCTATCGAGACGGTCGAGAGGGAAGTCGGGGCGCAAAGGGAAGGGTGGACGCAGCTAG